In a single window of the Pleurodeles waltl isolate 20211129_DDA chromosome 4_2, aPleWal1.hap1.20221129, whole genome shotgun sequence genome:
- the LOC138292227 gene encoding uncharacterized protein: MFDPGLIHHPNSTEWVPSDHVAKYILAKLRLPLDKQVRSRLRAECPRPSLPLHITDTPAIDPSLLTFFSNFGKDPRKGVDRAWALCQDKVLDLVGPLSRIFDLAESARANDESIDPEELSLWTQRAFCLLVNANSAMTHERRKGLLLKLDPKLANLASKDPGAKADGLLFGDNFIKELSKYVTTFASINKAQQSLKKVFNSRVFVRAGRGRSRSTGRPSRNQGFRGSFAYQQQQQQDFRPQFYPQRSRGYRGRNQRRSYNNSANTNASASSST; encoded by the exons ATGTTTGATCCTGGACTAATCCACCATCCTAATTCGACAGAATGGGTTCCCTCCGATCatgtagcaaaatatattttagctAAATTGCGACTTCCTCTAGACAAACAAGTTCGTTCAAGACTACGagctgaatgtcccagaccttccctccCATTACACATTACCGATACCCCTGCCATAGACCCGTCCCTCCTAACATTCTTCTCCAACTTTGGCAAGGACCCACGCAAAGGGGTGGACAGAGCATGGGCTCTATGTCAAGATAAAGTACTGGATCTGGTCGGGCCGTTATCCCGCATTTTTGATCTAGCTGAATCAGCTAGAGCCAATGATGAGTCTATTGACCCAGAAGAACTCTCTCTCTGGACTCAGAGAGCTTTTTGCTTGCTGGTTAATGCCAACTCAGCCATGACGCATGAACGCCGTAAAGGTCTGCTGCTTAAGCTTGACCCTAAACTTGCAAATTTGGCGTCTAAAGATCCAGGAGCCAAAGCCGATGGCTTACTGTTCGGGGACAATTTCATAAAGGAACTAAGCAAATATGTTACCACTTTTGCTTCAATTAACAAAGCCCAACAATCACTTAAAAAGGTTTTTAATTCTcgggtttttgtcagggccggtagaggcagaagCCGCTCCACCGGCCGCCCTTCCAGAAACCAAGGCTTCAGAGGTTCATTTGcttaccagcaacaacagcaacaagacTTTCGTCCCCAGTTCTACCCCCAGCGCTCCAGAGGATACAGAGGGAGGAACCAACGCAGATCCTACAACAATTCAG CCAATACCAACGCTTCAGCATCCTCCTCAACTTAA